The DNA window TTTGGCTCCAACCTTAGGGAGTTTCTACTGCTGGAGTACGCCTCAGGACTGTTCACCCATCACAGGTGAGACAGACCACTCTTCTGGTTAGTATAGATTTGACTATATGCATAACTCCCAGTGCCAACATGTCTCTGTTTTTCTAATAGATAACTCCCACATACACTATCACGTCTGCAAAACTACACATGCAGATGTACACTGTGTCCAGCGGTTATCTTTCATAGAAAGAGAAGTGTTGTCGGCTAGACATATAGGTCTCTTCCCCTATTTGACCTCCTCCAGTGCTGCTCCTATTGGATGATTGGTTAAGCTGTGCATGATTAACAAGCTATGTCCTGTCTCTCTGGTCCTCAGCCTGTGGCAGCTGGCTGTGGACTACTTTGACCACTGTCCAGAGTTTGGCCGTGTGTACCTGGAGCTACAGATAGAGCGTGTTCCTCTGGACACGGAGCGCAAGGCCCTGAAGGTGATCAGGATCTGTGAGCAGAGGCAGATGCCTGAACAAGGTAGATATGATGCATATGTATACATGTACGTACGCACACATACTCACACGCACAAACACTCTTTTCCAAAACAGTTGTCCATCTTACTCTCATGCATGAAGCTCTCACTGAGACTCACATTCAGTCTCCCTCCCTTAGTCTCAACATGCACAATTACTAAAATGCACAtggaaaatatatacaaaatccCCTGATTTCTGTCATGCCTGTTGTGGATAACACCCCCTAACTCTTTGGTataatgtctctctctgtgttgcagTGAGGAGCATCTGTAAGATCATGGCCAAGAAGGCCCTGAGGAACAACAGATTGGGCTCAGCTCTCTCCTGGAGCATCAGAGCCAAAGATGCCGCCTTCGCCACCCTCATATCAGAGAGGTACTGTATGTCTACAGGAGTTTTTACTgatcctgaccatgtgacctgttcaggaaaaactctgggccctaattGAAGGCTGTGTTTTTTTCCTGGACAGTCTTCGGCCCGTTctttagacatttacattttacattttagtcatttagcagacgctcttaaccagagcgacttacaggagcaattagggtcaagtgccttgctcaagggcacattaacgtcatttagcagacgctcttagccagagcgactcacaaattggtacgttcaccctatagccagtgggataaccactttacaatttggggggttagaaggattactttatcctatcccaggtattccttaaagaggtggggtttcaaatgtctccggaaggtggtgagtgactccgctgtcctggcgtcgtgagggagcttgttccaccattggggtgccagagcagcgaacagttttgactgggctgagggggagctatgcttccgcagaggaagggagccagcaggccagaggtggatgaacgcaatgccctcgttttgggtgtagggactgatcagagcctgaaggtacagaggtgccgttcccctcactgctccataggcaagcaccatggtcttgtagaacTTTGAAAAAGCCTTCTTCCTTCCTCCTTTCCTTGATGTAACCACTGATCTGAGTGGGTTGATGAAAGCTACATAGTGGAGTCACTGTGTTAGATCTGTCATGACTTCAAGAAGGGCAGGAAAGATGTCCTCCCATGACATCCACAGCACTAGTAGTAGCTACCAGACCATTCtgtagtctctctccctctctctttgggTTTAACCCAGTCTGTGTCTGTATCCTATATATAGGTATACAGTATCTCTGTGGTCTATAGATATATCTCTGTGGTCTATAGATATATCTCTGTGGTCTAGAATTAGGTATATCTCTATGGTCTGTATCTCAGGTATCTCCAGGACTACTGCGCCAAAGGGACCTTCTCTGATCTGGACCTGATTGACAACCTGGGCCCAGCCATGCTGCTCAGTGACAGGCTTACTTTTCTAGGTATGGGGTGCAAACGTGTACATACACAGACATGAAGCActgtaaacacacaaacacacacaagcaaacagtCCTTGGCAGGGCTCTACGCTGaccttttttacaaggagcacgtTTGCGCCTAAGTTGAAAGATATAGGCGCACACAAAGAAATGTAGGagcacaaatcaaaatatttgagGTAATAAAGCTAGAATCGTACATTGTTCTAGGCacactggtgctcctaaattaaaATTCCAGGTTGCACAGCTAAATATTTAGGCACATATGTGAGTAAAATGGTTGCACTGTAGATCCCTGCTTGGTGTTGCTTGTTAACTTGAGATTCAGTCAGCCACATCACtcacatgcccacacacacacactggatcagACCCATAATGTATTTTCGCCTTTCTAGTAAATTATTTACTCTCACATAGGAGAAATGTGGTCCATATAAGGCTGCAGTCTGTGACTTAACGCTGCTGTAACAGCTGACGATAACCTACAGCTGGGGAAAATGTAACATGTGAGTGTAATGTCTCACTTTACAATTAGTCACTCATGAAGGCAGAACTAACTGTTCATCGACTATGATGTATGTAATGTTATCTCGTTCTTAAACATTCAAGTGGAACCACAGTGTATTTACATTTAGGCCAAAACAAGTTATACCAGTGCTGTAGCGAGTAGAATGAGAATTATCTTTCTAAACAATTCTACAGTGACCATATTGGGTGTTCCATCTGGCATcatgtttgattgattgatggttcTCACATCATGTGATTGTATCTGTTTGTTCAGTCTGTTCCCTTCCTGTCCTGGCTAATATTCATTAGCCACCATTTACGGAAGAAAACAGGTGACTACCTGAatatgtccaataagaaacgctcttTACCACTTTCCgtagctatttatttatttttgctttgtcctGATGAATGTGATGCTGTTGTCTGCAGGGAAGTACCGTGAGTTCCACCGGCTGTACGGCGAGAAGCGTTTCTCGGAAGCCGCcaagctcctcctctctctgatgACGGCCAAGATCGCCCCCCGCTCCTTCTGGATGACTCTGCTGACCGACGCCCTGCCCCTGCTGGAGCAGAAAGAGGTCAGCTGGCCCACAGCATTAACTTCGACCCTTGACTTAACGTTGAAATTAACTTTTTTGTATTTACCTAGTGTATAGCATATTCCATAGATTGAATTTCCCTTTTTTTGGTTTACTAACTATGAACGGCAAGACATCTTTGCAATCTTAAAGCAAattaatggcatattatttatatatacactaccggtcaaaagttatagaacacctactcatttttctttatttttactattttctacactgtagaataatagtgaagacatcaaaactatgaagtaacacatggaatcatgtagtaactaaaaaagtgttaaacaaatcaaaatatattttatatttgagattcttcaaatagccaccctttgccttgatgacagctttgcacactcttggcattctctcaaccaacttcacctggaatgcttttccaacagtcttgaaggagttcccacatatgctgagcacttgttggctgcttttccttcactctgtggtccaactcatcccaaaccatctcaatttggttgaggtcgggggattgtggaggccaggtcatctgatgcagcactccatcactctccttcttggtaaaataacccttacacagactggaggtgtgttgggttattgtcctgttgaaaaacaaatgatagtcccagtaagcccaaaccagatgggatggcgtatcgctgcagaatgctgtggtagccatgctggttaagtgtgccttgaatactaaatatatcacagacagtgtcaccagcaaagcacccccacaccataacaccacctcctccatgcttcacggtgggaaccacatgtggagatcatccgttcacctactctgcgtctcacaaagacacggcggttggaaccaaaaatctcacatttgggctcatcagaccaaaggacagatttccaccggtctaatgtccgttgctcgtgttttttggcccaagcaagtctcttcttctaattGGTGATTGTAGTAggtgtttctttgcagcaattcgaccatgaaggcctgattcacacagtctcctctgaacagttgatgttgagatgtgtctgttacttgaactctgtgaagcatttatttatgctgcaatctgaggtgcagttaactctaatgaacttatcctctgcagcagagctaactctgggtcttcctttccggtggtggtcctcatgagagccagtttcatcatagcgcttgatggtttttgcgactgcacttgaagaaactttcaaagttcttgaaatgttccgtattgactgaccttcatgtcttaaagtaaggatggactgtcgtttctctttgcttatttgagctgttcttgccataatatgggcttggtcttttaccaaatagggctatcttctgtatacacccccctaccttgtcacaacacaactgattggctcaaacgcattaagaaggaaagaaattccacaaattaacttttaacaaggcacacccgttaattgaaatgcattccaagtgactacctcatgaagctggttgagagaatgccaagagagtgtgc is part of the Coregonus clupeaformis isolate EN_2021a unplaced genomic scaffold, ASM2061545v1 scaf5872, whole genome shotgun sequence genome and encodes:
- the LOC121568752 gene encoding nuclear pore complex protein Nup85; protein product: YYYAQSSMHMFLDTRSVPEPLDSILLAAFEFDIHQVIKDCSIALNNWWFVGHLTDLLDHCKLLQSHNLHFGSNLREFLLLEYASGLFTHHSLWQLAVDYFDHCPEFGRVYLELQIERVPLDTERKALKVIRICEQRQMPEQVRSICKIMAKKALRNNRLGSALSWSIRAKDAAFATLISERYLQDYCAKGTFSDLDLIDNLGPAMLLSDRLTFLGKYREFHRLYGEKRFSEAAKLLLSLMTAKIAPRSFWMTLLTDALPLLEQKEVIFSADQTHELMFCLEELTSWKSVPNPDRPMQDEDIETTKIELLRLALARNLAMAIVKEGTVEV